One genomic region from Candidatus Nitrosopumilus koreensis AR1 encodes:
- a CDS encoding CFI-box-CTERM domain-containing protein: MGTAFAQTPFRDTAGLTQNGIEWCEENYQLYQMMGNDFFEHHHHSIESRLCGNLYNDGLWFYTGYDRYQKLIEQSRMYYNLEIQESFVESKEGKLDTKPVVVEEIPQVISQQQKELENMNNESESNVVEPSTSIEPTLDQNNDSDAGGCLIATATYGSELAPQVQQLREFRDNKLLQTDAGSLFMTSFNEIYYSFSPTVADYERKNPVFKEIVKVAITPMISSLSILNNVDMDSETKVLGYGISLILLNLGMYVGIPSALIVGIRRI; encoded by the coding sequence ATGGGAACTGCTTTTGCACAAACCCCGTTTCGTGATACTGCAGGTTTAACACAAAATGGTATTGAATGGTGTGAGGAGAACTACCAATTATACCAAATGATGGGTAATGATTTTTTTGAGCATCATCACCATTCAATAGAATCCAGACTATGTGGGAATCTTTACAATGATGGTTTGTGGTTTTATACGGGATATGACAGATATCAAAAATTAATTGAACAAAGTAGAATGTATTACAATTTAGAGATACAAGAAAGCTTTGTGGAATCTAAAGAAGGAAAATTAGACACAAAACCTGTAGTTGTTGAAGAGATTCCGCAAGTGATATCCCAGCAACAAAAAGAATTAGAAAACATGAATAATGAATCTGAATCAAATGTGGTGGAACCTTCTACTTCAATTGAGCCAACATTAGATCAAAACAACGATTCTGACGCGGGAGGATGTCTAATTGCAACTGCTACATATGGCTCTGAACTGGCTCCTCAGGTACAACAACTAAGAGAATTTAGGGACAACAAATTATTACAAACAGATGCGGGTTCATTGTTCATGACTTCTTTTAATGAGATATACTATTCATTCTCGCCTACTGTTGCAGATTATGAAAGGAAAAATCCGGTTTTCAAGGAAATAGTAAAGGTTGCAATCACTCCGATGATTTCTAGTTTGTCTATTTTGAATAATGTTGATATGGATTCAGAAACAAAAGTACTAGGATATGGAATTTCATTGATCCTTCTAAATCTTGGAATGTATGTTGGAATTCCATCTGCATTGATTGTTGGAATTAGAAGAATTTAG
- a CDS encoding DUF302 domain-containing protein: MTFNYTVKTQKDIDVIIQEITTKLSEIKFGVLGTLDFKEIFAKKGVDYPHQYKLLEVCNPQAAKKALDSDPNIGLLLPCTIAVFEKDGENHISLARPTELLSVASNKELELMGKEIETKLIEIINVVK; the protein is encoded by the coding sequence TTGACCTTTAACTATACCGTAAAAACACAAAAAGATATCGATGTAATCATTCAAGAAATTACTACCAAGCTTTCAGAAATAAAATTTGGAGTTTTAGGGACTCTTGATTTTAAGGAAATATTTGCTAAAAAAGGAGTCGATTATCCACATCAATACAAACTACTAGAGGTGTGTAATCCTCAAGCTGCAAAAAAAGCGTTAGATTCTGATCCCAATATTGGGTTATTACTCCCATGCACTATTGCAGTATTTGAAAAAGATGGAGAAAATCACATTAGTTTAGCAAGACCAACTGAATTGCTTTCTGTTGCATCAAATAAAGAATTAGAATTAATGGGAAAAGAAATTGAAACAAAGTTGATTGAAATTATCAATGTCGTGAAATGA
- a CDS encoding PEFG-CTERM sorting domain-containing protein, which yields MKIIFLFSMLIIGSLIGTAHAQNTYDINIPTGASDPTAPFFWQSEKGGGTTGVIEIIVGDTVVWKNADTVAHTVTSGTPETGPDNMFNSGLFAPGKSYPLQFNEVGNFPYFCTVHPWAVGEVIVTEGLSVLPDVGKKITNGDSSFDLEYKFSRLLDNPQINVDQKSITFELIGQSQSSDHDLFLKLPSALLDGPYVIWADGEKLVDFEHEQENGLNTLLIPLTEKSKTLTIVGTYVIPEFGTYVMIVLLTAIASVIMVSFKLKSNLILRV from the coding sequence TTGAAAATCATCTTCTTATTTAGCATGTTGATTATTGGTAGCTTGATTGGTACTGCACATGCTCAAAACACCTATGACATTAACATTCCTACTGGTGCCTCAGATCCTACTGCCCCCTTTTTTTGGCAAAGTGAAAAGGGTGGGGGCACAACAGGTGTAATTGAGATAATTGTTGGTGATACTGTAGTCTGGAAGAATGCTGATACCGTTGCACATACTGTGACTTCTGGAACTCCTGAAACTGGTCCTGATAACATGTTTAACAGCGGCTTGTTTGCTCCTGGAAAATCTTATCCATTACAATTCAATGAAGTTGGTAATTTTCCATATTTTTGTACTGTTCATCCTTGGGCAGTTGGAGAGGTTATAGTTACAGAAGGATTATCTGTGTTGCCTGATGTGGGTAAAAAAATAACTAATGGAGATTCCTCTTTTGATCTTGAATACAAATTTAGTCGATTACTTGATAATCCTCAAATTAACGTTGACCAAAAATCAATCACTTTTGAATTGATAGGGCAATCACAATCCTCTGATCATGATCTCTTTTTGAAGTTGCCTTCTGCACTTTTAGATGGGCCTTATGTGATCTGGGCTGATGGTGAAAAACTTGTTGATTTTGAACATGAACAAGAAAATGGACTCAATACTTTGCTGATTCCATTAACAGAGAAATCAAAAACACTTACAATTGTAGGAACATATGTCATTCCAGAATTTGGAACCTATGTGATGATAGTTTTACTAACTGCCATTGCGTCTGTCATAATGGTATCTTTCAAATTAAAATCAAACCTTATTCTACGTGTTTGA